CAGGTCATTGCGTCATTCCGTCATCCCGTGCACATCGCGCTGTGCGGAGCACTCATTGAGTCTGCATCTTCCAACTTGAAAAACCCGTTCGGGCTGGGCCTGTCCACGCCCTGCGCGGCGCTTCGACTGGGCTCAGCGTGAACGGCTTCAGTGGGTTGATGCCGACTCACTCACCAAACAAAAGCCCGGGGCCTGCACCTGGCAGGCTCACCAGGCACGGCCCATCACATGGTGATGGACACCACGTCGCGGCGCACCAGCTGGCCCTTTTCGATGATGAACACGCCAAAGTCCGGCGTCACATCGCCCGCCTTGTCAAAGTCCAGCTTGCTCGACGCGCCTTCGTAGTTCACCTTGGCCTTTTTGGCCAGTTGCGCCTTGCCTTCGGCAAAGGTGAACACTGCGGTGCCGGGGGCGTTGGAGACATCGCGCAGCTTGGCGTTAACCTGCTCTACCGTGGCCTTGGGGCCAGCAGCTTCCATGGCCAGCGCCAGCGAGATCACCATGTCGTACGCCATGGCGGCGTAGATGTTGGTGGAGGCGGCCTTGCCCGTGGCCTTGGTGAAGGCCGCGTCAAACTGGGCATACGAAGCGCTCTTTTCGTTGGACACCGTGTCCACCGAAATGATGCCCTCGCACACCTCGGCGCCCAGGGCCTTCACCAAGTCGGGGTTGGCCGCCCAGCCGGGGATGATCCACTTGGTGTCGGCGCCGGACTGGAACCACTCGCGCAGGATGATGGTGGTGTCGGGCAAGTAAGAACCCATCACGATCACATCGGGCTTGGCCGCCAGGATCTTTTGCAGCTCGCTGCGGTAGCTGGGGCGGCTGGGCTCGTAGGTGACGTGCGCTGCCACCTTGCCACCGCGCTTTTCCCAGGCCTTGGTAAAGCCTTCGACATTGCCCAGGCCCGATGCGTTGTTGAACGCCATGGTGGCCGGGCGCTTGAAGCCGCGCTTGGTGCAGATCTCGGCAAACGCCGCGCCAAAGCGGTCGTTGGTGGCCTGAAAGCGCCACACCAGGTCCTTGGTGTCCAGCGTCGAAATGGCGGGCGCGCCCGACACGTTCATCTGGATCAAGCCCGCAGCATCGGTCAGCGGCATCACAGCCAGCGTCACGCCCGATGCCCAGGTGCCCAGCACCGCCTGCACCTTGTTCACCTCGATCAGCTTCTTGGCCGCCAGCACAGCCGCGTCGGGTTTGGTCTGGTCGTCTTCAGTAAAGAGTTCGAGCTTGCGGCCACCGGCACCACCTGCGGCATTGACCTCGTCTACCGCCATGCGAATGGCCTGCTGCATGCCCGGGCCGTAGGGGCTGCCCGCGCCCGTGATGGGCGTGAGCGAGCCGATGCGGAACACATCGCCCTGCTGGCTGAAGCCGATGGAGGGAAGGAGCTGCAGAGCCGCGGCGGCGCCGCCGAGCTTGACGAAATTTCTACGTTGCATGGTGATCTCCGGTCAGGTCAGGGTTGGAATTCAGAGGGTGTTCTTGACGAAGGCGCCGTCCTTGACGATGGCGCGGATGTGCTCGCCCTGGCCCAGCAGGCAGGTGATGTCGGTCAGCGGGTTGCCATCGACGAGCAAGAGGTCTGCAATGGCGCCGGGGGCAATCTCGCCCAGCTGACCTTGCTGGCCCAATATCTCTGCGCCAATCAGCGTGGCCTGCTGCAGCACCGGGCCGTTGCCCAGAATCTCGGCGCGCAGGCGCAGCTCGTCAGACTGCAGGTAGTGCGTTTCGGCCAGCAGGTCGCTGCCCAGGCCCATCTTCACGCCCGCCTTGGCCAAGATCTTGATCGCCTCTTTGCCCTGCCCGCGCACGCTGTCAATCTTGGCGACGGACGCAGCAGGCAAGCCATAGCGCGCTCCCTCGTTGGCCAGGCCTTCGTAAGTGATGAGCGTGGGCACCATGAAGGCCCCCATCTCTGCCATCAGCTCTGCCGTGGGTGCATCCACCAGGTTGCCATGCTCAATGGTGCGCACACCGCAGCGCACGGCGCGGGCAATGGCGCGGGGGGTATAGGCATGGGCCATCACATAGGTGTTGGCGTTGGAGGCCTCTTCCACAATGGCGCGCAGCTCGGCCTCTGAATAGCCCAGGTTGCCAATCGGGTCGTTGGGCGATGCCACGCCGCCCGATGCCATCACCTTGATCTGCGTGGCACCCTTCAGGATTTCTTCACGCACCGCCAGACGGCAAGCATCCACGCCATCGACCACGCGGCCAATGTTGCCCAGCTTGTAGGCGCACGAGCACACATCCAGGTCATCGTTGCGCTGGCGGAAGTCTGCATGCCCACCCGTTTGCGACAGCGCCTTGCCCGCAGGGAAGATGCGCGGCCCTGGCACCAGCCCCGTGCGCACCGCCTCGGCCAGCGACCAATCGGCCCCGCCCGCATCGCGCACGGTGGTAAAGCCCCGGTCCAGCATGCCCTTCATGATGGGCAGCGAGCGCAGCATGGTGAACACATTGGGCATCTTCGCCACCGTGCCCAGGTTGAACGACGAGGCCACCACGTGCACGTGGCAATCGATCAGGCCGGGCATCAGGGTCATGCCCTTAGCGTCGAGCGTGGTGGTCCCTTCTGGCACCTGCAGGTCGGTGCCTACCGCCGCGATGCGGCCGTCCTGCACCAGAACGGACAGGCCGGTGCGCAAAGTCAGGGCATGCACATCCAGAACGCGGCTGTTTTCAATCAACAAAGTGGTCATGGGCAAGGTCAAGAAGGTGTCAGAAGCGTGATGGAGGACTTCCGGAATACTCATGGCCTGCAAAGTGCAAGCCACGGGTGTCAGGGGTGAATGTCAGGGCCTCTAATTGGTGCAACGCACCCTCTCTCAGAGGTAAATCCATGACATCGATATGTCACAAGATGCATTTATCAGGCCAATTGCCCTTGGCCGCAACGCCTAAAATCTCACCCACCCATGAGCACCACTCATACCAAGGGATAACCCTATGCGCCGTCTGTGCCCCACGATTTCAGAGCTGAACGCCTTTCACTCTGCCGCCAAGCACCAAGCCTTCACCATGGCCGCGCGCGAGCTGTGTGTGACGCAAAGCGCCATCAGCCGCCACATTGCCGCGCTAGAGGACTACCTGGGCCAGAAGCTGTTCATCCGCAAGGCCACCGGGCTGGAGCTGACCGAGGCAGGCGCCACCTACCTCAACGCCACCCGCCCCGCCATGGCCGCGCTGGAATCGGCCACAGCACAGCTCATGTCCTACGGGGGCGATGGCGGCTCGCTCAACCTGTCGGTGCCGCCCACGTTTGCGGCGCAGTGGCTCTTCCCGCGCCTGGGCCACTTCAAGCGCACGCTGCCGCAGGTGTCGCTGAACTTTGTGCGCTACCAGCACGCGCACGACTTTGCGACGCCGCACGAGTTTGACGCCGCCATCCAGTACGGCTACGGCAACTGGCCCAGCGCCAATGCGCGCTACCTCATCGGCAAGGAAACCAGCATCGTCTGCAGCCCCCAACTGCGCGACGCCCTGCCCTTGCGTACCCCGCAAGACCTGGTGCGCGCCACGCTGCTGCAACACATCGAGGTGCCCCTGGCCTGGCAAGACTGGATGCAGGCCAACAGCCTGGACACCAGCGCCAGCCGCTTCGGGCCGGGCTTCAACCTCTACTCGCTCATCATCCGCGCAGCCGTTTCAGGCTTTGGCGTAGGCATCGTGCCCACCTGCCTGGTGGAAGACGAGCTGGCTGCAGGCACGCTGGTCGAGCCCCTGAAAGACCGCTTTGACAGCCCCCTGGGCTACTACCTGTGCGCACCCACGGCCCGCACCAACTTGTCGGTGTACCGACTGGTGGCCGGGTGGCTGGAGCATTGCTGCAACCATGCAGAAGGGGCGGCTGCGGCTGCGACTGCAGAGGCCGGGGCGGGCTGTATTTTTTGCGCGCCACAGCAGGGCGCGGGGGGAGCCCACACCGTCGCCACTGCCGCAGCCATTGCGGGTTGATGCAGCCAGTGCGATGGTGGATCGGCTTGCGCACATAGCCAGCCCCGGCTTTTGAGCGAGCAGCCCGCCTCACGAAAAACAGGGCTCTAGCGCTTATGGATAAAGCGTAAGAAGCTATCAATTAAATAGCAATCTTGTCTTACGGGTTCACAAAAGGATTGGTCCCGTTACGAGCCATACTGAAAAAGGCAGCGGCGCTGAACGCGCCATCTTCGTTCCACACCCCCTCAGACACCAGGGCGTTGGATTCGTCGAAGTAGTTCCAATTCCAGCCCCAGCCGCTGCCCGTGCTTTGGCCAATCGCAATCTCATCCAAGGCCTCGCCCGCTTCTAGGTAGATGGATTCTTCGTGGGCCTCTCGGGGCATCTGGTGATCGTTGGCCACGATGTAAGGACCTGTTCAAGATCTTTTGGGGGTCGCACAAGTAAGTGTCTTGCCGGGATGGGCTGATAGGCGCAGCGCGCGGCCCACATTCATCCAAGTTAGCCCGTGCTCTTGGCGAGCGGTGCAACGTCACAGAATTTTTTTGGTATACCATCCTACAATTCTCAGAGGAGTTCTATCAAAATGACACTTACTCCCTCAAAAAACAAAGCAAAAACAAGCACAGCCCCGCCCGTAAATACCGTCGGTTCGCTCCCAGGTATGGCGGTGGAGCGCACGCACCCTACGCTTCGGCAATTGGCGGTGGAAAAACTCAAACACACCATCGTGGAAGGTCATCTACCACCTGGCTCCCGACTCGTAGAACGCAAGCTCTGCGAACTTTTGGACGTGAGCAGAAGCATCGTTCGAGAGACCTTGGGCCAGTTAGAGGCCGAGGGATGGATTACCAAAGAGCCCTACAAAGGACCCACGGTCGCGGTGATCGACGAAGACAGCATTCGCCAGATATTTGAAATGCGTGCAGCCGTTGAAGGGTACGTGGCTGCACTGTGCGCAGAGCGAGCCACCCCCGCGCAAATCGAGGAACTCGAAGCGAGCATCAATGCAATGGATGAGGCCCAAGCCTCGGGCAATGCCGAAGCCCAAATTGAGGCCATAGAGGACTTCTACGAAGTGCTGCTGGAAGCGGCTGGCAACGCACTGATGGCGAGCTATCTGGCATCACAAAGAAGCCGCCTTGCACGACTGCGCAGACTCTCGCTTTCTCACGCTTCTCGAGCCTGCGCAAGTGTCGAGGAAAAACGCGGCATCCTGCTCGCAATCCGCAATCGCGATCCCAAGAGGGCCAAATCTCTTGCCGAGCAGCATGTTTGGAATTCATCGGAAAGCCTGCTTGCGGTGCTACGCAAAGATAATTAGGGCTTTTTATATTTAAAAATGGAAAGACCTATGAAAATCAATATATATCCACCATCAATGCGAACATAGATTTTTTAATAAAATCATTTTTAGAAAATTTCCGTTAATAAATCAACCACCCCATCCCATTTATGCCAAACCCCATTCAAGACACTGCTTGGCTATGGGTTCCGATAACCATATTTGCAGCATTCGCTCAAACGATACGCAACACAGCACAGCGCAGTCTTACTCAAGAACTGGGCACTCTGTCTGCAACGCTGGTACGTTTCCTCTACGGCCTACCATTTGCCTTGCTGTGGTTGGTCCTGCTATACCAAATACCAACGCAATCACCTGCAATACCTTCTCTCACATTGCATTACCTTGGCTGGATTGCATTGGGTGCTTTTTTTCAATTGGCGGGGACTGTGGCCTTGCTGATGGCGATGAAGGAGCGAAACTTTGCCATCGCCGTGACGTTGACAAAGACAGAGGTCT
This Acidovorax sp. 106 DNA region includes the following protein-coding sequences:
- a CDS encoding ABC transporter substrate-binding protein — its product is MQRRNFVKLGGAAAALQLLPSIGFSQQGDVFRIGSLTPITGAGSPYGPGMQQAIRMAVDEVNAAGGAGGRKLELFTEDDQTKPDAAVLAAKKLIEVNKVQAVLGTWASGVTLAVMPLTDAAGLIQMNVSGAPAISTLDTKDLVWRFQATNDRFGAAFAEICTKRGFKRPATMAFNNASGLGNVEGFTKAWEKRGGKVAAHVTYEPSRPSYRSELQKILAAKPDVIVMGSYLPDTTIILREWFQSGADTKWIIPGWAANPDLVKALGAEVCEGIISVDTVSNEKSASYAQFDAAFTKATGKAASTNIYAAMAYDMVISLALAMEAAGPKATVEQVNAKLRDVSNAPGTAVFTFAEGKAQLAKKAKVNYEGASSKLDFDKAGDVTPDFGVFIIEKGQLVRRDVVSITM
- a CDS encoding amidohydrolase family protein, with protein sequence MTTLLIENSRVLDVHALTLRTGLSVLVQDGRIAAVGTDLQVPEGTTTLDAKGMTLMPGLIDCHVHVVASSFNLGTVAKMPNVFTMLRSLPIMKGMLDRGFTTVRDAGGADWSLAEAVRTGLVPGPRIFPAGKALSQTGGHADFRQRNDDLDVCSCAYKLGNIGRVVDGVDACRLAVREEILKGATQIKVMASGGVASPNDPIGNLGYSEAELRAIVEEASNANTYVMAHAYTPRAIARAVRCGVRTIEHGNLVDAPTAELMAEMGAFMVPTLITYEGLANEGARYGLPAASVAKIDSVRGQGKEAIKILAKAGVKMGLGSDLLAETHYLQSDELRLRAEILGNGPVLQQATLIGAEILGQQGQLGEIAPGAIADLLLVDGNPLTDITCLLGQGEHIRAIVKDGAFVKNTL
- a CDS encoding LysR substrate-binding domain-containing protein; the protein is MRRLCPTISELNAFHSAAKHQAFTMAARELCVTQSAISRHIAALEDYLGQKLFIRKATGLELTEAGATYLNATRPAMAALESATAQLMSYGGDGGSLNLSVPPTFAAQWLFPRLGHFKRTLPQVSLNFVRYQHAHDFATPHEFDAAIQYGYGNWPSANARYLIGKETSIVCSPQLRDALPLRTPQDLVRATLLQHIEVPLAWQDWMQANSLDTSASRFGPGFNLYSLIIRAAVSGFGVGIVPTCLVEDELAAGTLVEPLKDRFDSPLGYYLCAPTARTNLSVYRLVAGWLEHCCNHAEGAAAAATAEAGAGCIFCAPQQGAGGAHTVATAAAIAG
- a CDS encoding GntR family transcriptional regulator, yielding MTLTPSKNKAKTSTAPPVNTVGSLPGMAVERTHPTLRQLAVEKLKHTIVEGHLPPGSRLVERKLCELLDVSRSIVRETLGQLEAEGWITKEPYKGPTVAVIDEDSIRQIFEMRAAVEGYVAALCAERATPAQIEELEASINAMDEAQASGNAEAQIEAIEDFYEVLLEAAGNALMASYLASQRSRLARLRRLSLSHASRACASVEEKRGILLAIRNRDPKRAKSLAEQHVWNSSESLLAVLRKDN